A genomic segment from Sparus aurata chromosome 10, fSpaAur1.1, whole genome shotgun sequence encodes:
- the znf219 gene encoding zinc finger protein 219 isoform X2, with translation MTCRVINLLAASPRMDSPPECVLSLSCEQPQSPPTLPSLDHSPQASSPHTLLSLPDSPVVLPIHSSEPSPQSLDTTPYFPLSPFPLHEENNNHHDIDEEDDEEELDGVPPSPTPAVALFPGGGGQDAGCSPSLDSSPPATPSAPVLGFGALELALTSGQSGNCNDELDLQLFQKDTVTRPIPGAGGASSGPALRFPCHVCGKRFRFQSILSLHARAHSLDRDRRASALYRTGLPSAPLKQHLKIQQNHKDLTQNHRGHTNQCLLPGTLIQHLTEDEDVDGEVKGLDDGLQTDQNPNFLLDDSTPLTPPLTEDPVSVTSPYSATIVEGASTPIAPTFRCHACKGKFRTALELARHVRILHNPYKCTLCPFSASQEESLASHLQECHPSPEVPALPPVFNSRPVIATPDTPVPTPTHTPAPTPSTPQMTSTSAAAAAAASPALPAFRCDTCGQRFTQSWFLKGHMRKHKDSLDHKCQVCGRGFKEPWFLKNHMKVHLNKLGLKAGLGALGGPGGAEQQGKGSASNQSLNALYSSLLLAQRGGGRGAHGRSERDPGGRMGMGSSKSAILGYLGLPSDGSGASCMERLQAVAQVAEMGNGGGIGGSGGGGATRGGGTGESASVSEGGDQATWWQLVARSLAVAQQQQQQQQRPHQRGQQQGQRGPGRSSVITEADQVRAYLGGLDPRDDSGAGGPWECPDCGKLFRSLQQVVVHARVHTQRPQKGGGGEEEGSGSRRGMGLGRGGSGEVRQESQLHSGGSQQTGEMRQESKLHSGGSQQAGAATGFHSVISSFKGENGLTAVSSIPSVPTRERVRGRGIKDCPYCGKAFRSSHHLKVHLRVHTGERPYKCPHCDYAGTQSGSLKYHLQRHHREQRNALAASSNSSSSGLTSTINSLTSGTSGLAKQRRSQLNHCPVNRGPTDSPTSRPSQQSWLLGLPDQREHRKALAALRDVDLETQYRYLSGVMGALYQGGMEGGWIRESPPPKAPKVSRRKPLTTSRMVQPSSDKEGSAPSTQEGGFEPLDLSRRTSPGLGGMEEDGIMSVGEGGGVSGVDCGGDSSTGVKLSQCLFCPFRTSSSELMAMHLQVNHTSKSRRKRGPSTTVEDNGAPKATKTRMDHSDLDSLTIWRHVSEPEFQVPQGEWSSTQGKTLNGLSVDTAEHLENILDHPDSNVASASNNVRDDLAIKGKMVEDDEEQEEELEENLENSSLEDSQDQDLRMSLALSPALSSNHMAGEEERVLTD, from the exons ATGACGTGTCGTGTCATTAATCTCCTCGCCGCCTCTCCC AGGATGGATTCTCCGCCAGAATGTGTGTTGTCTCTTTCTTGTGAGCAGCCCCAGTCCCCCCCAACGCTGCCATCCCTGGACCACAGCCCCCAGGCCTCCTCGCCTCACACCCTGCTCTCTCTACCTGACAGCCCTGTTGTCCTGCCCATTCACAGCTCTGAACCTTCCCCTCAGAGCCTGGACACCACGCCttatttccccctctctcccttcccccTCCATGAGGAAAATAATAATCACCACGATATTGATGAAGAAGATGACGAGGAAGAACTGGATGGAGTTCCTCCCTCCCCGACCCCGGCAGTGGCACTGTTCCCAGGAGGAGGTGGACAAGATGCTGGATGCAGCCCGAGTTTGGATTCCTCTCCACCGGCCACGCCATCAGCACCAGTCCTCGGGTTTGGAGCCCTGGAGCTTGCCCTCACATCAGGACAAAGTGGAAACTGCAACGACGAGTTAGACCTCCAGCTGTTTCAGAAGGATACTGTCACCAGGCCAATACCTGGAGCTGGAGGGGCCTCATCAGGGCCTGCGCTCAGGTTTCCCTGTCATGTATGTGGGAAGAGATTCCGATTCCAAAGCATTTTGTCTCTTCATGCTCGAGCTCACAGTCTGGACAGAGACCGCCGAGCTTCTGCCCTTTATCGAACTGGACTCCCCTCAGCACCCCTTAAGCAGCATCTCAAAATccaacaaaaccacaaagacTTAACCCAGAatcacagaggacacacaaacCAGTGTTTACTGCCAGGGACTCTCATCCAGCATCTCACAGAAGATGAGGATGTTGATGGTGAGGTCAAAGGTCTAGATGACGGCCTACAGACAGACCAGAATCCAAACTTTTTACTAGATGACAGCACACCTTTGACCCCTCCACTTACAGAAGACCCTGTTTCTGTGACCTCTCCCTATTCTGCTACCATCGTGGAGGGTGCGTCTACTCCTATCGCGCCCACGTTTCGCTGCCATGCCTGCAAAGGAAAATTCCGCACGGCTTTGGAGTTGGCGCGCCATGTCCGCATTCTCCACAACCCGTATAAATGCACTCTTTGTCCCTTCTCTGCCAGCCAAGAAGAGAGCCTGGCATCTCACTTGCAGGAGTGCCACCCTTCCCCAGAGGTACCTGCTCTGCCACCGGTCTTCAATTCCAGGCCAGTCATTGCAACCCCTGACACTCCGGTGCCCACACCGACCCATACCCCAGCCCCGACCCCAAGTACCCCACAGATGACATcaacctctgctgctgctgctgctgctgcgtctcCTGCACTGCCAGCCTTTCGCTGTGACACTTGTGGACAGAGGTTTACCCAGTCCTGGTTCCTGAAGGGACACATGCGAAAGCACAAGGACTCCTTGGACCATAAGTGCCAGGTATGCGGCCGTGGCTTCAAGGAGCCTTGGTTCCTCAAAAACCACATGAAAGTACATCTCAATAAGCTTGGGTTGAAGGCTGGACTAGGAGCCCTGGGAGGGCCAGGAGGTGCTGAGCAGCAGGGGAAAGGGTCTGCTAGTAATCAGTCTCTGAATGCGCTCTACTCAAGCCTCCTTCTGGCCCAGCGTGGAGGTGGCAGAGGTGCACATGGAAGATCAGAGAGGGACCCTGGTGGGAGGATGGGGATGGGCTCAAGCAAGTCAGCCATCCTGGGCTACCTGGGATTGCCCAGTGATGGCAGCGGGGCAAGCTGCATGGAGAGACTTCAAGCAGTGGCTCAGGTCGCAGAGATGGGAAATGGTGGTGGCATTGGCGGctcaggaggagggggagcaaCTAGAGGAGGAGGCACAGGTGAGAGTGCATCAGTTTCAGAAGGAGGGGACCAGGCAACATGGTGGCAGCTGGTGGCTCGCAGCCTGGCAgtagctcagcagcagcagcagcagcagcagagacccCACCAGCGAGGCCAGCAGCAAGGCCAGCGAGGTCCAGGTCGGAGCTCGGTGATCACTGAGGCTGACCAAGTCAGAGCATACCTTGGCGGCCTGGATCCAAGAGATGATTCAGGAGCAGGAGGGCCTTGGGAATGCCCAGACTGTGGAAAGCTATTCCGCAGCCTGCAGCAGGTGGTGGTTCATGCCCGCGTTCACACTCAGAGGCCCCAGAAAGGAGGTGGCGGCGAAGAGGAGGGGAGTGGTAGTCGTAGAGGAATGGGACTAGGAAGAGGGGGCAGCGGTGAAGTGAGACAGGAATCTCAGCTACACAGTGGTGGATCCcaacaaacaggagaaatgAGACAGGAATCAAAACTGCACAGTGGTGGATCACAACAAGCGGGGGCAGCTACAGGGTTTCACTCTGTCATCTCAAGCTTCAAAG GAGAAAATGGCTTGACAGCAGTCTCCTCCATACCTTCAGTTCCCACCAGGGAGCGAGTGCGTGGAAGAGGGATAAAAGACTGCCCCTACTGTGGTAAAGCCTTCCGCTCTTCACACCATCTCAAAGTACACCTGAgagttcacacag GTGAGAGACCCTACAAATGTCCCCACTGTGACTATGCGGGTACCCAGTCAGGCTCACTGAAGTACCACCTCCAGCGGCACCACAGGGAGCAACGCAACGCCTTAGCAGCTTCCTCtaattcctcctcctctggtctAACCTCCACTATCAACAGTCTGACCTCTGGAACCTCTGGGCTGGCAAAGCAGCGCCGTTCCCAGCTCAACCACTGCCCGGTGAACCGAGGCCCAACCGACAGCCCCACTTCTCGGCCCAGCCAGCAGTCCTGGCTCCTGGGGCTCCCAGACCAGCGGGAGCATCGGAAGGCCTTGGCGGCTCTAAGGGATGTTGACTTGGAGACCCAATATAGGTATCTGTCTGGGGTGATGGGGGCCCTTTACCAAGGTGGAATGGAAGGGGGCTGGATCAGAGAGTCTCCTCCACCGAAGGCCCCTAAAGTGTCCCGTCGTAAACCTCTTACTACTAGCCGAATGGTTCAGCCGTCGAGTGACAAGGAAGGGTCTGCCCCTTCAACTCAAGAGGGTGGGTTTGAACCCCTGGATCTGTCCCGTCGTACCTCACCTGGCCTTGGAGGAATGGAGGAGGATGGGATCATGAGTGTTGGTGAAGgaggtggtgtcagtggtgtggaTTGTGGAGGAGATAGTTCAACAGGGGTCAAACTGAGCCAGTGTTTATTCTGCCCTTTCCGTACATCCTCATCAGAGCTGATGGCCATGCATCTCCAGGTCAACCACACCAGTAAGTCTAGACGCAAGAGAGGCCCCTCGACTACCGTGGAAGACAATGGAGCCCCTAAGGCAACCAAGACCCGGATGGATCACTCTGACCTCGACTCTCTGACAATATGGAGGCATGTTAGCGAGCCAGAGTTCCAGGTACCCCAAGGGGAATGGTCCTCAACTCAGGGCAAGACCCTAAACGGGCTGTCTGTGGATACAGCAGAACATCTGGAAAACATCCTCGACCACCCAGACTCCAACGTGGCTTCAGCGTCCAACAATGTAAGAGACGATCTGGCAATCAAGGGGAAGATGGTGGAGGATGatgaagagcaggaagaggagctgGAAGAGAATCTGGAGAACAGCAGTCTGGAGGATTCACAGGACCAGGATCTTAGGATGTCCCTTGCTCTGTCACCAGCCCTGAGCTCCAACCACATGgcgggagaggaggaaagagtcTTAACAGATTAA